The following is a genomic window from Pseudomonadota bacterium.
AGATCTCCACCTCACCGCGACGCAGGCGCACCGCTCCACATCTCACGAGCGCGCCGAGGGCCTTGGTCACGCTCTCGCGTGTTGCGGCCACCCGCTCGCCTATCTCCTGGTGCGTGACGCCCAGCCGCAGCTCGCCCGCTTCTGCGCGCGCGAGAAGATGACGCGCCACCCGTCTCACCACGCTCTCGAAGGCCAGAACGGATACCTGCCCACTGAGCGCCCGAACCCGTTCCGACTGGGCGCGCAGCAGCGTCAGCGCAAGTGCCGGATGCGCGGCCACCAGCTGCTGGAGCGCCCCGGCCGAGATGATGCGGACGCGGCTCGGGGCAACGGCCCGAACCGTGGCGGAGTGCGTCGTGCCCTCGAGGGCTGACATCTCGCCGAGCAGCGTACCCGAGTCGACGCGTCGCAGCACGAGCAGCTCTCCGTCTTCGCTCTCGCCGATCACCTCGAGCACGCCCTCGAGGAGATACGCCGCCGAGATTCCGGCATCGCCCGCCTGCCACAAGATGGCACCCGCCTCCAGGAAGCGTTCGACGCCCGCCTTCTCAAGAGCGCGCAAGCCGGGATCACCCGCGTCAGGCATGGGGCCAGAGCTCCCGCGCGGCCTCGATGACGCGACGGCTCACCTCGTCGACCGCGCCGACTCCGTCGATGCGGCGAAGCAGCCCCCGAGAGGCGTACCAGGCGATGACGGGCTCGGTCTCTTGATGGTAGACGGCCAGGCGATGCGCCACCACCGAGGGCTCGTCATCGGCGCGCCGTTGCAGCGGGAGCCCATCGACATCGCACCGCCCGGCCTGTGCCGGAGGGTGCACAACCAGATCAACGATGTGCTGGTTGTCGCAGACCCGCCGATTCGCCACGCGACCCACGATCTCGGCGTCCGGAACCGCGAGCAGCAGCATGGGAACGGGAGGCAGCCCCATCTTGTCGCAGAGACGCTCAAGCAGATGGGCGTCATCGAGACGACGGGGCACGCCGTCGAGCACGAAGCCCAAGGCCGCGTCGGGCGCACGAAGGCGCTTCTCGAGCACCTGCTCGACCACGTCGATGGCCACAAGATCACCGTGCGCGAGCACGGCCGCAATCTGCACCCCCAGGGCCGTTCCGGCCCGCACCTCGTCGCGCAGCAGGTTCCCCATGGAGATCTCGGGCAGGGTCAGGGCCTGTGCGAGGGCCGTTCCATGGGTCGTCTTGCCGGACCCTGGCGGCCCCGCCAGTATCAGTGGCCTGCAGGACGTGGCGGGGAGCGGCGGCGTGCGGTCGCTCGTCATGGCGAGAGGCACAGGCGTGAACTTGCAAGCGATATCAGG
Proteins encoded in this region:
- a CDS encoding nucleoside monophosphate kinase, giving the protein MPLAMTSDRTPPLPATSCRPLILAGPPGSGKTTHGTALAQALTLPEISMGNLLRDEVRAGTALGVQIAAVLAHGDLVAIDVVEQVLEKRLRAPDAALGFVLDGVPRRLDDAHLLERLCDKMGLPPVPMLLLAVPDAEIVGRVANRRVCDNQHIVDLVVHPPAQAGRCDVDGLPLQRRADDEPSVVAHRLAVYHQETEPVIAWYASRGLLRRIDGVGAVDEVSRRVIEAARELWPHA
- a CDS encoding Crp/Fnr family transcriptional regulator, producing the protein MPDAGDPGLRALEKAGVERFLEAGAILWQAGDAGISAAYLLEGVLEVIGESEDGELLVLRRVDSGTLLGEMSALEGTTHSATVRAVAPSRVRIISAGALQQLVAAHPALALTLLRAQSERVRALSGQVSVLAFESVVRRVARHLLARAEAGELRLGVTHQEIGERVAATRESVTKALGALVRCGAVRLRRGEVEICDIDVLREAVG